TTTCCCATTGTTACTGCCGGTATTGGTATTCCCATTTTGATCTTACAGCACGGTGGCAATCCTGCCGTTATGGCTGCCATCGGTATGTTCTCCGGCTATTGTGGTACGTTGATGACACCCATGGCAGCAAACTTCAATATTGTTCCGGCAGCCCTATTGGAACTACCTGATCGAAATGCCGTTATTAAGGCACAAATCCCCACAGGGTGCGTTTTACTGCTTACCAATGTATTTTTGCTCTATTTCCTCATGTTCTGATAAAACAACGATAAGGAACTGCCATGAAAACTGTTTTAGTCACGGGCTTTGAGCCTTTCGGTGGTGAAACCATCAATCCATCATGGGAAGCGGTAAAGCCATTACAGGGATGTCAAATTGCAGGTGCAAATATTGAAGTTTGCCAACTACCTTGCGTTTTCGACATTTCTCTGGAACAACTCTATGCGGTAATTGAACTCGTTAAACCAGAAGTAGTGATTTCCGTTGGGGAAGCGGGAAACAGATCAAATATCAGTGTAGAACGCGTCGCAATCAATGTTAACGATGCCCGTATTCCTGATAACTTAGGCCAACAGCCCATTGATACCCCTGTCATTGTCGGTGGCCCGTCGGCATATTTTTCTACCCTACCCATCAAGACAATAGCCAATGAATTAAATAATGCAGGAATTCCAGCAACCGTATCCCAAACAGCGGGAACCTTCGTTTGCAATCATGTTATGTACGGTTTGCTGCACTATTTGAACCAACGTCCCCCTGCTATGC
The sequence above is drawn from the Xenorhabdus ishibashii genome and encodes:
- the pcp gene encoding pyroglutamyl-peptidase I → MKTVLVTGFEPFGGETINPSWEAVKPLQGCQIAGANIEVCQLPCVFDISLEQLYAVIELVKPEVVISVGEAGNRSNISVERVAINVNDARIPDNLGQQPIDTPVIVGGPSAYFSTLPIKTIANELNNAGIPATVSQTAGTFVCNHVMYGLLHYLNQRPPAMRGGFIHVPYLPEQATRHSGAPSMAVEMVTAALKIAIESALRNETDITISGGATN